gaacggcacggtctggaagaccgtcctactggccctacggtccagggatctcccagtttcacggtggcaggaggtcctcccggacgctctccactccatccggtcgctgctgtgtaccaccactaatcaaacgcctcatgagcgcctccttgtcttccccaggaagtccccctccggaacgtcgctgccgacctggctggcggccccaggacccatcttgctccggaaacatgtgcgggcgcacaagtcggacccgttggtcaagagggttcacctcctccacgcgaacccgcagtacgcctacgtggcgtaccccgacagccgacaggacacggtctccctgcgagacctggcgcccgccggcaacacgcacaccccccccgacaccgatcaccctctccctgccaccggcgcaccccgcggccgcccccttcccgggaggatcggtcctcctcccaggtccgaccaggagtgaagcagaagcagacaccgtaaagctcccggaggcgacaacgctggaacaagcaccaccaccaccggggctgaggcgatcgacaaggaagaccagaccgcccgctcgactcgtggcatcggtgtaacacaagaatgttgtgggactataacgagaaggttctgttcctcttacgaatattgtaaatagttcacaaaccctgtacatagcccagtgtagggcactgtaatgacatgcaaaaagttttttcctcccaggaccagccttgtaaacccctaccaccatgcgaagcaccaccccgccggggtgaatgtggtagtatgcattaggggtcatgtgggactgtgaagccgtgatgccattggctgacagatcccgggtcctggttggctgttgatctctagctccgccctgaaggcggagtataagaaccaggagttctccccgcagctccagtctgttgctgaactgcggggaacatgtcacgcttaataaagcctcatcgacttcatctctattcatctctctTAAGCCATTTAGCGCTACAATAACTAGTGTCTGAAATTATGGAATTGAAAATGGGGAGGAAGGGGATCTTGCCTTCAATTGGACAGATGATAGGAAGGAAATAGAACTTGATACGAACCCTGCAACGAAGAGCCAAATTATATTCACGTCTCAGCAATAGCATGGTAGATGTGAGACAGAGATGGATAAAGTTTaagggttgaagaaaagcattttgGTAGAATATCAGATGAGGAAGAAGAAGCTTTGAGGAATTGGCAGCTATCGAGGTTTATGGTGTTCAGGGTAAAAGCAGGTATTATTCTTAGCCAAAGGTGGTAGCTTCAGTTTCATTAACATTAAGGGAAAATGCAACTTCTACAGCTCTTAAGATCAGACAAAGAAAAGGGACATCAGTGCCATCatgtcttgatgtggagatgccggcgttggactgggatgagcacagtacgaagtcttacaacaccaggttaaagtccaacaggtttgttttgatgtcactagctttcggagcgctgctccttcctcaggtgaatgcagaggtctgttccagaaacacatatatagacaaattcaaagatgccaaacaatgcgaggaatgcgagcattagcaggtgattaaatctttacagatccagagatggggtaaccccaggttaaagaggtgtgaattgtatcaagccaggacagttggtaggattttgcaggccaaatggtgggggatgaatgtaatgcgacatgaaccccaggtcccggttgagaccgcactcatgtgtgcggaacttggctataagtttctgctcggcgattctgcgttgtcgcgggtcttgaaggccgccttggagaacgcttacccggagatcagaggctgaatgcccttgactgctgaagtgtcccccgactggaagggaacattcctgcctggtgattgttgcgcgatgtccgttcattcgttgtcgcagcgtctgcatggtctcgccaatgtaccacgcttcgggacatcctttcctgcagcgtatgaggtagagcaTACAGTGGGTGCCATTAGTGTACACATGCAACATGTTTGCTTGCttacacatagatacatagaagctaggaacaggaggaggccctttggcccttcgagcctgctccaccattcatcacgatcatggctgatcatccaactcaatagcctaatcctgctttctccccatagcctttgatcccattctccccaagtgctatatcgagccgcctcttgaatatattcaaagttttagcatcaactacttcttgtCGTAATGaatttccacaggctcaccactctttgtgtgaagaaatgtctccttatctctgtctgaaatggtttaccttgaattctcagactgtgaccccctggttttggacacacccatcattgttaACATCTTCCCtgcgtctaccctgtctagtcctgttagaattttataagtctctatgagatcccccctcattcttctgaactctagcgagaacaatcccagcctagtcaatctctcctcatttgacagtcccgccatccctggaatcagtctggtaaacctatgATGATGGAACCAGTGGGCAGTATTGAAATGATGAAGAAGTGGTGACCAATGATGGATCTTCTGAAGGGAGAAGAATGTAACTATAAAGACATCCATCAAAATGGTTAAAGGAGATGTAAGAGTCATTTTCCTGATCAGGTTTGGGACTGCAGATGAGGTAAGCTCAAACCAAGAGTCTCAAGACTGTCTCTAAGTTGTGCCTCAGGCCTAAATTGCATTTTATGGATGAGCTTTTTGGCGTCTCCACAAAAAGCTTGCGAATAAAGGTCAGTTAACGGCATTCATGCAAAAGTGGTCCACATGTGTTTTTTAGCTGCAGACTGCCAGCAAATAAGGTAAACTATTTAGAAACACTTACATGATTGTGcagctgtgctcccccccccccccctcccccccccccccagctctgctgTGGTGCCAAAGACCATCATTGAACCCAATTCTCTCCCAACCTGATCACCTTCTTTCCTCCCAATTGCTTCTCCCCACATCGCCAGAACTTATTTTAGCGCAATTTAAATTCTCTCTTCTGGTAAGTAGTCTGTGGGCACCCAGCATTTAAGAAGCAGTAAAAATAGGACGAAAAAAGTAATAAGCTTGTGCTGGAAGAAATAGAGGGTTGGGAGGAAGTGTGCACCAGACTCTTTTGGGGGAAGCAGTGAGTTATTAGTGATCTTTGCATGTATTAAATTTCAATCTAGTTTTCCTATGCTCTAAATGTTGTGATGTTTGATGTGGCACCTCTTTTGAATGTAACAAATGGAAATCCACTTGTTCAAATGCTGAATGGAAATTGTATTATGTAAGTGGGCAGGAATCATCTCAGACTATGTTCAATATGATGAGGGTAGCTAAAGTATAGTTAAATGAGGTACTGCTAGCCTCGCTATAATAAAATGCAAGCAATAATTTTAAGACTACTTCTTTGAAAGTGAAATGAAACACCCACTGCACTCTGTGGAACTTCAATAAAGAAAATTTATTGTTTGCTAAGCTTAGGTGCTGCAGGGAATTAAGAGCCCAAGGTCATTTCTTCACCAGTTATCAATAAAACTTTAATCTTTATGGTTTCAGATAGACACATGAAGCCAGGTGACTAACGGGAGTAACAGGCATTTGAAGCAGCATTTTGTATTGGAAGCATGCTGTGTGGATGCAAGATCTACTTCTGAGTAAAATCTTGTGAGATTGACAATGGCTAACTCTGCCATGCAATTGGTAGCCTTGATCGTGTGCATAATCGGCATGGTTGGGACATTATCAGCTACTATTATGCCCCACTGGAGGATCACAGCACACATTGGAGCAAATGTTGTAACTGCTATTATCTATATGAAAGGGTTGTGGTGGGCATGCGCCATGTTCAGCACCGGCGTCTTCCAATGTGAAACCTACAATTCCGTCCTGGAACTCCCACCAGATCTCCAAGCTGCCCGTGCTATGATGGTCATCTCAGTTGCTCTCTCATTGCTCGCTATAACAGTCTCCGTGGTTGGCATGAAATGCACTGTATGCGCCAAGGATTCTCCAATAAAAGACAAGGTGGCTGGCACTGGAGGAGTTTTATTTATCGTGGCTGGGCTAAATGGATTGGTGCCAGTGGCCTGGACAATGAATGAAGTGATACTGAATTTCCACAACCCATTAATTCCAGGCGATCTCAAGTTTGAAATCGGTGAGTCCTTGTACTTGGGGGTCGTTGCCGCTATGCTGACCGTTATCGGAGGAGTCATACTGTCCCTGTCATTTATAGGTAGGAGAATTGAGCCGTACAGTAGACGACCATTGTCCTACCAGAATCCCGCAACCAACCGTTCAGCTCCTGCACCATCGGCTGCGTCTCTTCATTCAAAAGCGGCAAAAGCAGAATTTGACTCTTACAATCTAACTGGTTATGTGTAGGTTTAAATTGGCATTGTGTGGATCACAGTGGAATTACTTCACAGAATAGTTATAAAGATTATTCTTTATAATAGATATCTCTCTTTGAGGAATTATTCACATAATTTTGTTGCATAGACCTTTGCATGATAAAGATTAAAAATTTCCTCCACCAATTGTGCATGCAGATGATTATGTACGGTTTCAAAAATAACTGCTATCTCACTGTTTTTGAAATTGTAAAAGGTAATTTACGAGGACTTCAGTTTAACTGTTTATTTAGAATGGAGCTTGAAGTAGTATTATTTCTGCAATTCATAAGATCCTGCTTTCACTGTAATTattcacggtagcacggtagcacaagcggatagcactgtggcttcacagcaccagggtcccaggtttgattccccgctgggtcgctgtctgtgcggagtctgcacgttctcctcgtgtctgtgtgggtttcctccggctgctccggtttccttccacagtccaaggacgtgcaggttaggtggattggctgtgctaaattgcccttagtgaccaaaaaggttaggaggggctattgggttaccgggataggttggaagtgagggcttaagtggatcgatgcagactcgatgggccgaatggcctccttctgcactgtctgttctatgttctattcttacATGGAGATCTGGTGGGTAAATAGCTCTGGAGACCTGATTAGCTTAGTTTAAGTGAAACGTTAGTCTTAGATTGAACTTCATTTCATTTTCCAAATGAAAACAATGGACTTTAGATTTTTTTTATGGagatgggggcagggggggggggagtcgggcggGGGGATGTAAGGGTGAGAGCATTGGACAGAATCCTCCCACCTTTAAAGGTTTTTAAAGGGGTTCAAAAGCAAGGCCAACCCCCAGTGGTGAAGCCTGGATGCCAAGTTGCTCTACCTAACTTGGGAAGGCCAGTTAGAAGGCTGCCTCTATAAGAGCCATCGAATTAAAGATGCTAGCGGACCAGGCACCTAGATTGCCTACTGGGAGTTGTCCTGCTGGCAGCTCCACTCGGAAGACAAGGGCGCCCTCTGAAGATGTGTGAAACTTTAAAAATTACTTGTGCCCATAGCCGTCAGGCTATCACTGTGGAGGTGGCAGGGATAAATAAAGGAGGCCTCACTGGCTACCCATGGCATGCTGCCTGAATAGCTGATTCCAGAGACTTGCCAGTCTTTACCCATTAGGTGGGGCCCATTATTGCTGGTAAGATCCCAGAAGAATTCCCAAACCTGCCCCAAGTGGTCAGTTAATTGCCACTAACTGGCTACCTGCTGCTGCCAGGTGATAGCCGCTTCCATTCTGGCACAATCAGTTGACTACAGGAACACATTAGTTGGCCGGCCCAACTGTTATTCTGCAAATTCTCACCCTTCTCACCCGCTTCTAAATCCACCTCTGTGCAGCTGCTAGGCCCTATCCATGATGTCTAATCCACACCTGTGCAACACAATGTGCGTATATCTCATCACTGACACAACAGCAGAAGTCAATGGCTTCCACCTCTCTGGAAGACAGTGGACAGTGCTCAACCAAGTTTGCACAGGGCAAGGAAGATATGGTCACTTGCTCCACAAGTGAAAGATGAGAGTAGTCCTGCAGCGTGGCTATGGCCATGAGTCCCAGGCCATGGAATACATTAACCTATTTACTAAATCTGTTGCTGGAGGCATTTCATTGCTCCACTCAACAGCTTAAGACCACTTGTATTATGTTTTTCCCATCATATGAAATTAGTATTACATgacaattaaaaacatttttttcaaaTACCCtcctgtgatagaacatagaacattacagcgcagtacaggccttcagccctcgatgttgcgccgacctgtgaaaccactctaaagcccatctacactattcccttatcgtccatatgtctatccaatgaccatttgaatgcccttagtgttggcgagtccactactgttgcaggcagggcattccacgcccttactactctctgagtaaagaacctgcctctgatctGTCCTAcagctatctcccctcaatttaaagctatgtcccctcacgctagacatcaccatccgaggaaaaaggctctcactgtcccccctatccaattctctgatcgtcttgtatgcctcaattaagtcacctcttaaccttcttctctcgaatgaaaacagcctcaagtccctcagcctttcctcataagatctcccctccataccaggcaacagtctggtaaatgtcctctgcaccctttccaacgcttccacatcctt
This portion of the Scyliorhinus torazame isolate Kashiwa2021f chromosome 5, sScyTor2.1, whole genome shotgun sequence genome encodes:
- the LOC140421077 gene encoding claudin-2-like isoform X1; amino-acid sequence: MANSAMQLVALIVCIIGMVGTLSATIMPHWRITAHIGANVVTAIIYMKGLWWACAMFSTGVFQCETYNSVLELPPDLQAARAMMVISVALSLLAITVSVVGMKCTVCAKDSPIKDKVAGTGGVLFIVAGLNGLVPVAWTMNEVILNFHNPLIPGDLKFEIGESLYLGVVAAMLTVIGGVILSLSFIGRRIEPYSRRPLSYQNPATNRSAPAPSAASLHSKAAKAEFDSYNLTGYVFI
- the LOC140421077 gene encoding claudin-14-like isoform X2; translation: MANSAMQLVALIVCIIGMVGTLSATIMPHWRITAHIGANVVTAIIYMKGLWWACAMFSTGVFQCETYNSVLELPPDLQAARAMMVISVALSLLAITVSVVGMKCTVCAKDSPIKDKVAGTGGVLFIVAGLNGLVPVAWTMNEVILNFHNPLIPGDLKFEIGRRIEPYSRRPLSYQNPATNRSAPAPSAASLHSKAAKAEFDSYNLTGYVFI